One Mycolicibacterium parafortuitum DNA segment encodes these proteins:
- the groL gene encoding chaperonin GroEL (60 kDa chaperone family; promotes refolding of misfolded polypeptides especially under stressful conditions; forms two stacked rings of heptamers to form a barrel-shaped 14mer; ends can be capped by GroES; misfolded proteins enter the barrel where they are refolded when GroES binds), translated as MSKQIEFNETARRAMEVGVDKLADAVKVTLGPRGRHVVLAKSWGGPTVTNDGVTIARDIDLEDPFENLGAQLVKSVATKTNDVAGDGTTTATVLAQALVKAGLRNVAAGANPIALGAGISKAADAVSEALLASATPVKDANAIGQVATVSSRDELVGELVGEAMTKVGNDGVVTVEESSTLETYLEVTEGVGFDKGYLSAYFVTDFDSQEAVLEDALVLLHREKISSLPDLLPLLEKVAEAGKPLLIVAEDVEGEALSTLVVNAIRKTLKAVAVKAPFFGDRRKAFLDDLAIVTGGQVVNPDVGLLLRESGLDVLGTARRVVVDKDSTVIVDGGGTRDAIEARKAQLRAEIEVSDSDWDREKLEERLAKLAGGVAVIKVGAATETDLKKRKEAVEDAVAAAKAAVEEGIVVGGGAALVQARTALDKLRSELKGDELLGVEVFASALSSPLYWIATNAGLDGSVVVNKVSELPAGQGFNAATLEYGDLIADGVIDPVKVTRSAVVNAASVARMILTTETAVVDKPAEPEDDGHGHGHGHHHH; from the coding sequence ATGAGTAAGCAGATCGAATTCAACGAAACCGCGCGTCGCGCCATGGAGGTCGGTGTCGACAAGCTCGCCGACGCGGTCAAGGTGACGCTGGGTCCCCGTGGCCGCCATGTGGTTCTCGCCAAGTCCTGGGGCGGGCCGACCGTCACCAACGACGGCGTGACCATCGCGCGTGACATCGACCTCGAGGATCCTTTCGAGAACCTCGGCGCACAGCTGGTCAAGTCCGTCGCGACCAAGACCAACGACGTCGCCGGCGACGGCACCACCACCGCAACCGTGCTGGCCCAGGCGCTCGTCAAGGCCGGCCTGCGCAACGTCGCCGCCGGGGCGAACCCGATCGCGCTGGGCGCGGGCATCTCCAAGGCCGCCGACGCCGTGTCGGAGGCCCTGCTGGCCTCGGCCACCCCGGTCAAGGACGCGAACGCGATCGGCCAGGTCGCCACCGTCTCGTCGCGTGACGAGCTGGTCGGCGAGCTCGTCGGCGAGGCGATGACCAAGGTCGGCAACGACGGTGTCGTGACCGTCGAGGAATCGTCGACGCTGGAGACCTATCTGGAGGTCACCGAGGGCGTCGGCTTCGACAAGGGCTACCTGTCGGCCTACTTCGTCACCGACTTCGATTCGCAGGAAGCGGTCCTCGAAGACGCGCTGGTGCTGCTGCACCGCGAGAAGATCAGCTCGCTGCCTGACCTGCTCCCGCTGCTGGAGAAGGTCGCCGAGGCCGGCAAGCCGCTGCTGATCGTGGCCGAAGACGTTGAGGGTGAGGCGCTTTCGACGCTGGTCGTCAACGCCATCCGTAAGACGCTCAAGGCCGTCGCGGTCAAGGCGCCGTTCTTCGGCGACCGCCGCAAGGCGTTCCTGGACGACCTCGCGATCGTCACCGGCGGCCAGGTCGTCAACCCCGACGTGGGCCTGCTGCTGCGTGAGTCAGGTCTGGATGTCCTCGGCACGGCGCGTCGCGTCGTCGTCGACAAGGACAGCACCGTGATCGTCGACGGCGGCGGAACCCGGGACGCCATCGAGGCCCGCAAGGCCCAGCTGCGTGCCGAGATCGAGGTCTCCGACTCCGACTGGGATCGCGAGAAGCTCGAAGAGCGCCTGGCCAAGCTGGCCGGTGGCGTCGCCGTGATCAAGGTCGGCGCTGCGACCGAGACGGACCTGAAGAAGCGCAAGGAAGCCGTCGAGGACGCCGTGGCCGCCGCCAAGGCAGCGGTCGAGGAGGGCATCGTCGTCGGCGGCGGCGCGGCTCTGGTGCAGGCCCGTACCGCACTGGACAAGCTGCGTTCGGAGCTCAAGGGTGACGAGCTGCTCGGCGTCGAGGTGTTCGCCTCCGCGCTGTCGTCGCCGCTGTACTGGATCGCCACCAACGCCGGCCTGGACGGCTCGGTTGTGGTGAACAAGGTCTCCGAGCTGCCGGCGGGGCAGGGCTTCAACGCCGCGACCCTGGAGTACGGCGATCTGATCGCCGACGGCGTCATCGACCCGGTGAAGGTCACCCGGTCGGCGGTCGTCAACGCGGCGTCGGTGGCGCGGATGATCCTGACCACCGAGACCGCGGTCGTCGACAAGCCGGCGGAGCCGGAGGATGACGGCCACGGCCACGGCCACGGTCATCACCACCACTAG